The Falco peregrinus isolate bFalPer1 chromosome 9, bFalPer1.pri, whole genome shotgun sequence genome includes a window with the following:
- the OSER1 gene encoding oxidative stress-responsive serine-rich protein 1 has protein sequence MKTEAKDGEEESLQTAFKKLRVDTAGSTASLSVGEGTGPRALVRAVADENKPKNAGTSKETWHGSMKKPSRGVVRTQRRRRSKSPILHPPRFIHCSTKSHSTCNPLVHKSQADAQDESSGFGMPVPKEACAHERCSIAPDIGQKGADAESLGASVTQLVSENRQENSPAAVSVASKASLKTTELSDFQSVSKLNMNKPCACADKACQCKRWQDMEVYKFSGLQNTLPLAPDRRTVSEDHSQVLPSRTPSSSPRSCSEQARAFVDDVTIEDLSGYVEYYLYIPKKMSHMAEMMYT, from the exons atgaaaacagaagctaAGGATGGAGAAGAGGAAAGCCTGCAGACAGCATTCAAAAAGCTAAGAGTTGACACAGCTGG GTCTACTGCTTCTCTCTCTGTGGGTGAAGGGACAGGTCCAAGAGCACTAGTTAGAGCAGTGGCAGATGAAAACAAACCGAAGAATGCGGGTACTTCTAAGGAAACCTGGCATGG GTCTATGAAGAAGCCTTCAAGAGGAGTTGTGAGAACCCAGCGTCGCAGGCGTTCCAAGTCTCCAATTCTTCATCCTCCAAGGTTTATCCATTGCAGCACAAAATCACATTCCACGTGCAACCCGCTAGTCCACAAGAGCCAGGCTGATGCCCAGGATGAGAGCAGTGGGTTTGGGATGCCGGTCCCAAAGGAAGCTTGTGCACACGAACGATGCAGTATTGCTCCTGATATTGGCCAGAAGGGAGCTGATGCTGAGTCTTTGGGAGCTTCTGTTACACAGTTGGTGTCAGAGAACAGACAGGAGAactctccagctgctgtttccGTAGCATCCAAAGCAAGCCTAAAGACCACGGAGCTTTCTGACTTTCAGTCTGTGTCCAAGCTGAACATGAATAAGCCGTGTGCATGTGCAGATAAAGCCTGTCAGTGTAAACGGTGGCAAGATATGGAAGTGTACAAATTCTCTGGCTTGCAGAACACTCTCCCATTGGCACCTGATAGAAGAACAGTTTCTGAGGATCACTCCCAGGTGTTGCCATCAAGAACTCCCTCAAGTTCTCCACGCTCTTGCTCTGAGCAAGCCAGGGCCTTTGTGGATGATGTGACTATTGAAGATCTTTCAGGATACGTGGAATATTACTTGTATATTCCAAAGAAGATGTCTCACATGGCAGAAATGATGTACACCTGA